A single Panthera uncia isolate 11264 chromosome E2 unlocalized genomic scaffold, Puncia_PCG_1.0 HiC_scaffold_19, whole genome shotgun sequence DNA region contains:
- the IRX5 gene encoding iroquois-class homeodomain protein IRX-5 isoform X2, whose protein sequence is MSYPQGYLYQPSASLALYSCPAYSTSVISGPRTDELGRSSSGSAFSPYAGSTAFTAPSPGYNSHLQYGADPAAAAAAAFSSYVGSPYDHTPGMAGSLGYHPYAAPLGSYPYGDPAYRKNATRDATATLKAWLNEHRKNPYPTKGEKIMLAIITKMTLTQVSTWFANARRRLKKENKMTWTPRNRSEDEEEEENIDLEKNDEDEPQKPEDKGDSEGPEAGGAEQKAASGCERLQGPPTPAGKETEGSLSDSDFKEPPSEGRLDALPGPPRAGGPSPAGPAAARLAEDPAPHYPSGAPAPGPHPAAGELPPGPGGPSVIHSPPPPPPQAVLAKPKLWSLAEIATSSDKVKDGGGGSEGSPCPPCPGPVAGQALGGSRASPAPAPSRSPSAQCPFPGGTVLSRPLYYTAPFYPGYTNYGSFGHLHGHPGPGPGPTTGPGSHFNGLNQTVLNRADALAKDPKMLRSQSQLDLCKDSPYELKKGMSDI, encoded by the exons ATGTCCTACCCGCAGGGCTACTTGTACCAGCCGTCCGCCTCGCTGGCGCTCTACTCGTGCCCGGCGTACAGCACCAGCGTCATCTCGGGGCCCCGCACGGATGAGCTCGGCCGCTCGTCGTCGGGCTCCGCGTTCTCGCCCTACGCCGGCTCCACCGCCTTCACGGCGCCCTCGCCGGGCTACAACTCGCACCTCCAGTACGGTGCCGACCCCGcggcagccgccgccgccgccttctCTTCGTACGTG GGCTCTCCCTACGATCACACACCGGGCATGGCAGGCTCCTTGGGGTACCACCCATACGCGGCGCCGCTGGGCTCCTACCCGTATGGGGACCCCGCGTACCGGAAGAACGCCACGCGAGACGCCACCGCCACGCTCAAGGCCTGGCTGAACGAGCACCGCAAGAACCCCTACCCCACCAAGGGCGAGAAGATCATGCTGGCCATCATCACCAAGATGACCCTCACCCAGGTGTCCACCTGGTTCGCCAACGCGCGCCGGCGCCTCAAGAAGGAGAACAAGATGACGTGGACGCCGCGGAACCGCAgcgaggacgaggaggaggaggagaacattGATCTGGAGAAGAACGACGAGGATGAGCCCCAGAAGCCGGAGGACAAGGGAGACTCCGAGGGCCCCGAAGCAG GAGGAGCGGAGCAGAAGGCGGCTTCGGGCTGCGAGCGGCTGCAGGGGCCGCCCACCCCCGCCGGCAAGGAGACTGAGGGCAGCCTCAGCGACTCGGATTTTAAGGAGCCGCCATCCGAGGGCCGTCTCGACGCCCTGCCTGGGCCCCCCCGCGCCGGCGGGCCCTCCCCGGCCGGGCCAGCGGCAGCGCGGCTGGCGGAGGACCCGGCCCCTCACTACCCCTCGGGCGCGCCGGCTCCGGGCCCGCACCCGGCCGCGGGAGAGCTGCCCCCCGGTCCCGGCGGGCCCTCGGTCATACACTctccgccaccgccgccgccgcaggCGGTGCTCGCCAAGCCCAAACTGTGGTCTCTGGCAGAGATCGCCACATCCTCGGACAAGGTCAAGGACGGGGGCGGCGGAAGCGAAGGCTCCCCATGCCCACCGTGCCCCGGGCCGGTAGCGGGGCAAGCCTTAGGAGGCAGCCGCGCGTCGCCGGCCCCGGCGCCATCGCGTTCCCCCTCGGCGCAGTGTCCCTTTCCAGGCGGGACGGTGCTGTCCCGGCCTCTCTACTACACGGCGCCCTTCTATCCCGGCTACACGAACTATGGCTCCTTCGGACACCTTCACGGCcacccagggccagggccaggccccACAACCGGTCCGGGCTCGCATTTCAATGGATTAAACCAGACCGTGTTGAACCGAGCGGACGCTTTGGCTAAAGACCCGAAAATGTTGCGGAGCCAGTCCCAGCTAGATCTGTGCAAAGACTCTCCCTATGAATTGAAGAAAGGTATGTCCGACATTTAA
- the IRX5 gene encoding iroquois-class homeodomain protein IRX-5 isoform X1, with the protein MSYPQGYLYQPSASLALYSCPAYSTSVISGPRTDELGRSSSGSAFSPYAGSTAFTAPSPGYNSHLQYGADPAAAAAAAFSSYVGSPYDHTPGMAGSLGYHPYAAPLGSYPYGDPAYRKNATRDATATLKAWLNEHRKNPYPTKGEKIMLAIITKMTLTQVSTWFANARRRLKKENKMTWTPRNRSEDEEEEENIDLEKNDEDEPQKPEDKGDSEGPEAGGAEQKAASGCERLQGPPTPAGKETEGSLSDSDFKEPPSEGRLDALPGPPRAGGPSPAGPAAARLAEDPAPHYPSGAPAPGPHPAAGELPPGPGGPSVIHSPPPPPPQAVLAKPKLWSLAEIATSSDKVKDGGGGSEGSPCPPCPGPVAGQALGGSRASPAPAPSRSPSAQCPFPGGTVLSRPLYYTAPFYPGYTNYGSFGHLHGHPGPGPGPTTGPGSHFNGLNQTVLNRADALAKDPKMLRSQSQLDLCKDSPYELKKDGGGSISLGPRLRTMWSREPC; encoded by the exons ATGTCCTACCCGCAGGGCTACTTGTACCAGCCGTCCGCCTCGCTGGCGCTCTACTCGTGCCCGGCGTACAGCACCAGCGTCATCTCGGGGCCCCGCACGGATGAGCTCGGCCGCTCGTCGTCGGGCTCCGCGTTCTCGCCCTACGCCGGCTCCACCGCCTTCACGGCGCCCTCGCCGGGCTACAACTCGCACCTCCAGTACGGTGCCGACCCCGcggcagccgccgccgccgccttctCTTCGTACGTG GGCTCTCCCTACGATCACACACCGGGCATGGCAGGCTCCTTGGGGTACCACCCATACGCGGCGCCGCTGGGCTCCTACCCGTATGGGGACCCCGCGTACCGGAAGAACGCCACGCGAGACGCCACCGCCACGCTCAAGGCCTGGCTGAACGAGCACCGCAAGAACCCCTACCCCACCAAGGGCGAGAAGATCATGCTGGCCATCATCACCAAGATGACCCTCACCCAGGTGTCCACCTGGTTCGCCAACGCGCGCCGGCGCCTCAAGAAGGAGAACAAGATGACGTGGACGCCGCGGAACCGCAgcgaggacgaggaggaggaggagaacattGATCTGGAGAAGAACGACGAGGATGAGCCCCAGAAGCCGGAGGACAAGGGAGACTCCGAGGGCCCCGAAGCAG GAGGAGCGGAGCAGAAGGCGGCTTCGGGCTGCGAGCGGCTGCAGGGGCCGCCCACCCCCGCCGGCAAGGAGACTGAGGGCAGCCTCAGCGACTCGGATTTTAAGGAGCCGCCATCCGAGGGCCGTCTCGACGCCCTGCCTGGGCCCCCCCGCGCCGGCGGGCCCTCCCCGGCCGGGCCAGCGGCAGCGCGGCTGGCGGAGGACCCGGCCCCTCACTACCCCTCGGGCGCGCCGGCTCCGGGCCCGCACCCGGCCGCGGGAGAGCTGCCCCCCGGTCCCGGCGGGCCCTCGGTCATACACTctccgccaccgccgccgccgcaggCGGTGCTCGCCAAGCCCAAACTGTGGTCTCTGGCAGAGATCGCCACATCCTCGGACAAGGTCAAGGACGGGGGCGGCGGAAGCGAAGGCTCCCCATGCCCACCGTGCCCCGGGCCGGTAGCGGGGCAAGCCTTAGGAGGCAGCCGCGCGTCGCCGGCCCCGGCGCCATCGCGTTCCCCCTCGGCGCAGTGTCCCTTTCCAGGCGGGACGGTGCTGTCCCGGCCTCTCTACTACACGGCGCCCTTCTATCCCGGCTACACGAACTATGGCTCCTTCGGACACCTTCACGGCcacccagggccagggccaggccccACAACCGGTCCGGGCTCGCATTTCAATGGATTAAACCAGACCGTGTTGAACCGAGCGGACGCTTTGGCTAAAGACCCGAAAATGTTGCGGAGCCAGTCCCAGCTAGATCTGTGCAAAGACTCTCCCTATGAATTGAAGAAAG